In Zingiber officinale cultivar Zhangliang chromosome 11B, Zo_v1.1, whole genome shotgun sequence, a single window of DNA contains:
- the LOC122033571 gene encoding CDK5RAP1-like protein, giving the protein MMASPLSALWKIQAHHHSAAAVRRFGSLTTIGPPRSCTRHALSGSSPPFLSRCFSRCRMFESALASSPSSSLNSRLRFALHASTSAAAAAETQVDAVSTSEMISRGRIYHETYGCQMNINDMEIVLSIMKNAGYAETVKEPENAEIIFINTCAIRDNAEQKVWQRLNYFWFLKREWKSNVAVGRSQSSHPPKIVVLGCMAERLKEKILDADKMVDVVCGPDAYRDLPRLLEEVDYGQKGINTLLSLEETYADISPIRISSNSVSAFVSIMRGCNNMCSFCIVPFTRGRERSRPVSSIVREVGELCKEGVKEVMLLGQNVNSYNDVSELNDLEPGSNWQLSDGFSSMCKVKKMGLRFSDLLDRLSTEFPEMRFRFTSPHPKDFPDDLLSLMRDRYNICKNIHLPAQSGSTTVLERMRRGYTREVYLELVQKIRSIIPDVGLSSDFICGFCGETEEEHTHTLSLMREVGYDMAYMFAYSMREKTHAHRNYVDDVPDSVKQRRLSELIDAFRESTGQRFAAQVGTVQLVLVEGPNKRAPETELIGRSDRGHKVCFLNVSLPHSFQTDGERKPEAGDFVEIRILRSTKASLFGEALVRTSLTKFHHQNIAAISENFR; this is encoded by the exons ATGATGGCTTCGCCTCTCTCCGCTCTTTGGAAGATCCAAGCCCACCACCACTCCGCCGCCGCCGTGCGCCGGTTCGGTTCCCTCACCACCATCGGCCCACCGCGCTCTTGTACCCGCCATGCCCTCTCAGGTTCTTCTCCTCCCTTCCTTTCTCGCTGCTTCTCCCGGTGCCGCATGTTCGAATCCGCTCTCGCATCGAGCCCAAGCTCTTCCCTTAACTCTCGCCTCCGATTCGCGCTCCATGCTTCTACgagcgccgccgccgccgctgaaACCCAAGTAGA TGCAGTGTCAACTTCAGAGATGATCAGTAGGGGACGTATTTACCATGAGACATATGGATGTCAAATGAATATAAATGACATGGAGATTGTTCTATCTATCATGAAAAATGCTGGTTATGCAGAAACTGTGAAGGAACCTGAGAATGCTGAGATCATATTTATCAACACCTGTGCTATCCGGGACAATGCTGAGCAAAAGGTTTGGCAGAGGCTTAACTACTTTTGGTTTCTAAAAAGGGAATGGAAGAGCAATGTTGCTGTGGGAAGGTCGCAATCTTCACATCCTCCCAAAATAGTTGTTCTAGGATGCATGGCTGAGAGGTTGAAAGAGAAAATACTTGATGCAGATAAAATGGTAGATGTAGTCTGTGGACCAGATGCTTACAGAGATCTACCTCGTCTGTTGGAGGAGGTTGACTATGGACAAAAGGGAATAAATACCCTGCTTTCTCTAGAAGAAACTTATGCTGATATCAGTCCTATAAGGATCTCAAGCAATTCAGTTAGTGCATTTGTCTCAATAATGAGGGGATGCAACAATATGTGTTCCTTCTGCATCGTTCCATTCACTAGAGGTAGAGAGAGATCCCGTCCTGTCTCTTCTATTGTCAGAGAAGTAGGCGAGCTTTGCAAGGAGGGTGTGAAGGAAGTCATGCTTCTTGGTCAAAATGTAAATAGTTACAATGATGTTTCAGAGCTCAATGATTTGGAACCAGGTTCAAATTGGCAACTAAGTGATGGGTTTTCCAGCATGTGTAAAGTGAAAAAGATGGGCCTGCGGTTTTCTGATCTCTTGGATCGATTATCTACTGAATTTCCAGAGATGCGATTCAGATTCACTTCCCCGCATCCCAAAGATTTTCCTGATGATTTGCTCTCTCTTATGCGGGATAGATATAACATCTGCAAAAATATTCATTTGCCTGCTCAAAGTGGGAGTACAACTGTACTTGAGAGAATGCGTCGTGGCTATACTAGGGAGGTATATTTGGAGCTTGTGCAAAAAATAAGGAGCATCATTCCAGATGTTGGACTAAGTAGCGACTTTATTTGTG GTTTTTGTGGAGAAACAGAAGAAGAGCATACCCACACCCTAAGCCTTATGAGGGAGGTTGGATATGATATGGCATACATGTTTGCTTATAGCATGAGGGAAAAAACTCATGCCCACAGGAACTATGTGGATGATGTGCCTGATAGTGTCAAGCAGAGGCGGCTCAGTGAACTTATTGATGCTTTCCGTGAAAGTACCGGACAGAGGTTTGCTGCTCAAGTAGGCACCGTCCAACTTGTTTTGGTTGAGGGACCCAACAAGAGAGCACCTGAGACGGAACTCATAGGAAGGAGTGATCGAGGTCATAAGGTTTGCTTTCTTAACGTCTCTCTTCCGCACTCATTCCAAACAGATGGGGAGCGAAAACCAGAAGCAGGAGATTTTGTTGAAATTCGTATATTGAGGTCTACAAAAGCATCCTTATTTGGGGAAGCACTTGTGCGCACTAGTCTGACCAAATTTCATCATCAGAACATAGCTGCAATATCAGAGAATTTCAGATAA